A stretch of Cytophagales bacterium DNA encodes these proteins:
- a CDS encoding carboxypeptidase-like regulatory domain-containing protein: MSRYFLLIWGVLLATQIHGQELPTVTITFQDTPLKEALGQLESRSGVRLFCELGEVDSLTVSANFNERRIDQLIDELVVPLGFQVLVHDDQLFLMLDNRIMTELPLVNAALNTGKSTEAIAQGLIFSQDYADQQAAENLEQTVMEIGQRSKMVSGERSTLVGYVREKETGDPVADAVVYVENPTTVVSTDENGFYSISLPNGRNELKIQYAGLKVTRRNIVLFSEGQLNVDMRVDVIALREVLVESDRDANFNAVKMGVTKIDVKGSKNVPIVLGERDVIKVATTYAGVQTLGEGAAGFNVRGGKSDQNLIQFNGAPIYNANHFLGFFSVFNSDVIDRLDIYKASVPAKYGGRLSSVFDIHGKPAQNEKITGRGGVSPVTSKLALEIPVIKGKSGLVLGGRSTYSNWILRQSSNANFNENRISFRDLVLQYDHKIAEGNELKISAYSSDDEFRLNSDTLFSFSNLEYRNRLGSIAWKRVVNEKFDLDLKAYGSYYQYQLTFDQSLENAFIQDFDIRDLGLTADGTYYWDDRHTIVFGTSFKHYQINPGSRVPLNDDSEVAELFLQPTQGREFVLHAEDQVEWNEKMAFSVGLRYTLFQALGAGTVNQYAENGPKNRVTRQDSVSFGEGEVIKTNGGLEYRLSARYTLSESSSLKFGLNRSRQYIHTLTNSATLSPTDTWALTGFHLKPQIADQISLGYFRNFTEQRVEASIEGYYKRLQNLVDFKVGADFLLNPTIETAILQGPGRSYGVEFSLKKKGKLNGWFNYTFSRTLLQLSSDFAEEIINEGEYFPASYDKPHSINLVANYKATRRWSFSYNLNYSTGRPVTAPVGSYDFKGQSVVHFSDRNTFRIPDYLRMDIGINLEEGHLLNRFSHAYWSFSIYNVLGRDNPYSVFFDSREGEVEAFKLVVFGDPIPTLSFNFRF; the protein is encoded by the coding sequence ATGAGTAGATACTTTCTATTGATATGGGGTGTGCTGCTCGCAACTCAGATACACGGACAGGAGCTGCCAACTGTGACGATAACGTTTCAGGATACGCCATTAAAGGAAGCGCTCGGCCAATTGGAAAGTCGATCAGGCGTCCGGTTGTTTTGCGAGTTAGGAGAAGTGGATTCATTGACCGTATCTGCCAATTTCAATGAACGTCGTATTGATCAGTTGATAGACGAACTTGTAGTGCCCCTGGGATTTCAGGTGTTAGTTCATGATGATCAGCTTTTCTTGATGCTAGATAACCGGATAATGACGGAATTGCCTTTGGTCAATGCCGCGTTGAATACCGGGAAGTCGACCGAGGCAATTGCGCAAGGTCTCATTTTCTCACAGGATTATGCCGACCAACAGGCCGCCGAGAACCTGGAACAAACGGTCATGGAAATTGGTCAACGCAGCAAGATGGTTTCCGGTGAGCGCTCGACGCTGGTAGGGTATGTCCGCGAAAAAGAAACTGGGGATCCCGTGGCAGACGCGGTGGTTTATGTAGAAAATCCCACCACGGTTGTAAGTACCGATGAAAATGGATTTTACTCCATCAGCTTGCCCAATGGTCGAAATGAACTGAAAATTCAATATGCAGGATTAAAAGTCACTCGACGCAACATTGTCTTGTTTTCAGAGGGTCAACTCAATGTGGACATGCGCGTTGATGTAATCGCTTTGCGTGAGGTGTTGGTAGAATCCGATCGTGATGCCAATTTTAATGCGGTGAAAATGGGCGTCACCAAGATCGATGTGAAAGGCAGTAAAAATGTTCCAATCGTTTTAGGAGAAAGAGATGTGATTAAAGTGGCCACTACCTATGCCGGAGTGCAGACCTTAGGTGAAGGTGCAGCGGGATTTAATGTGCGTGGGGGTAAGTCAGATCAAAACCTGATCCAATTCAATGGCGCCCCGATTTACAATGCCAATCATTTTCTCGGATTCTTTTCCGTCTTCAATTCGGATGTCATCGATCGGTTGGACATTTACAAAGCAAGTGTACCTGCCAAATATGGGGGGCGTTTATCATCTGTATTTGATATTCATGGTAAGCCGGCGCAAAATGAAAAAATCACGGGTCGGGGTGGTGTTTCACCGGTTACTTCCAAGCTGGCGTTAGAAATTCCTGTTATTAAAGGTAAATCTGGCCTGGTTTTAGGTGGTCGCTCTACCTATTCTAATTGGATACTTCGCCAGTCCAGCAATGCCAACTTCAACGAAAATCGCATTTCTTTCCGGGACCTGGTTTTGCAGTACGATCATAAAATTGCTGAAGGTAATGAGTTGAAGATTTCGGCCTACAGCAGTGATGATGAGTTTAGGTTGAATTCGGACACCCTATTTTCTTTTTCCAACCTGGAATATCGCAATCGCTTGGGGAGCATCGCATGGAAGCGAGTAGTAAACGAAAAGTTTGATCTGGACCTGAAGGCTTATGGCTCCTATTATCAATATCAATTGACTTTTGATCAGTCTTTGGAGAATGCATTTATACAAGATTTTGACATTCGTGATCTGGGACTCACTGCGGACGGGACATATTATTGGGATGATCGACATACGATTGTGTTTGGGACTTCTTTCAAGCATTATCAGATCAATCCGGGAAGCCGGGTTCCATTGAATGACGATTCTGAGGTTGCGGAGTTATTTCTGCAACCAACACAAGGTCGGGAGTTTGTCTTACATGCAGAGGATCAGGTAGAGTGGAATGAAAAAATGGCTTTCTCGGTAGGACTGAGGTATACTTTATTCCAGGCCCTGGGCGCCGGGACGGTGAACCAGTACGCAGAGAATGGCCCTAAAAACCGGGTAACAAGACAGGATTCTGTTTCCTTTGGTGAAGGTGAAGTGATCAAAACGAATGGAGGTCTAGAATACCGATTATCTGCACGCTATACACTGTCAGAATCCTCATCACTTAAATTCGGACTCAATCGTTCTCGACAATACATCCATACCCTGACCAATAGTGCCACGTTATCGCCAACGGATACCTGGGCATTGACCGGATTCCACCTCAAACCCCAAATTGCTGATCAGATTTCGTTGGGCTATTTTAGAAATTTTACGGAGCAACGAGTTGAGGCAAGTATTGAAGGATATTACAAGCGACTTCAAAATCTGGTGGACTTCAAAGTAGGTGCGGATTTCTTACTGAATCCTACAATCGAAACAGCAATCCTCCAGGGGCCAGGGAGGTCTTATGGTGTAGAGTTTTCATTGAAGAAGAAAGGGAAACTCAATGGCTGGTTCAATTATACCTTTTCCCGAACACTGTTGCAGCTGAGTAGTGACTTTGCGGAGGAAATCATCAACGAGGGGGAGTATTTTCCTGCAAGCTATGATAAGCCGCATTCCATCAATCTTGTTGCGAATTATAAGGCTACTCGTAGATGGAGTTTCTCTTATAACCTCAATTATTCTACTGGCCGACCAGTCACTGCACCGGTGGGATCTTACGATTTTAAAGGGCAATCCGTCGTGCACTTCAGTGACCGCAATACGTTTAGAATTCCGGACTATCTGCGGATGGATATCGGGATCAATTTGGAAGAGGGCCATTTGCTTAATAGGTTCAGTCATGCCTATTGGTCTTTTTCAATCTACAATGTGTTGGGCCGAGACAATCCCTATTCGGTCTTCTTCGATTCTCGAGAAGGAGAGGTGGAAGCCTTCAAATTGGTGGTTTTTGGAGATCCTATTCCTACTTTATCATTCAACTTCAGGTTCTGA
- a CDS encoding TetR/AcrR family transcriptional regulator, which translates to MISKKEQIFLAARKLFRHKGYVASSMQDIAAELNIKAASLYNHIQSKHEILQKLLVEGGELFARGMSEIKGSSLAAMEKLERLIALHVRISIEHTDLMALMMVEWRHLEEPALTQYRTLRDDYENDFREILKQAIEEEQLEGVHQEIALFSMLTTLQRFYAWYDKRSNMNALDLEKHTIKCLLDGIRKD; encoded by the coding sequence GTGATATCAAAGAAAGAACAGATCTTTCTGGCTGCCAGAAAATTATTTCGACATAAAGGTTACGTGGCTAGTTCCATGCAGGACATAGCTGCCGAATTAAACATCAAAGCCGCCAGTCTTTATAACCATATCCAGTCCAAGCATGAAATCCTGCAAAAACTACTTGTGGAAGGAGGGGAATTATTTGCTCGTGGTATGTCCGAAATTAAAGGATCTTCTTTGGCCGCCATGGAAAAGCTGGAACGGTTGATTGCTTTGCATGTAAGAATATCGATAGAACATACAGATCTGATGGCTTTGATGATGGTAGAGTGGCGCCATTTGGAGGAGCCTGCTTTGACACAGTATCGCACGCTGCGCGATGACTATGAAAATGACTTTCGTGAAATTCTGAAGCAAGCCATCGAAGAAGAACAGCTTGAAGGTGTGCATCAGGAGATCGCATTATTTTCCATGCTTACTACCCTTCAGCGATTCTATGCCTGGTATGACAAGCGATCCAATATGAACGCATTGGATCTGGAAAAGCACACCATCAAGTGCCTTCTTGATGGCATAAGAAAGGATTAG
- the msrB gene encoding peptide-methionine (R)-S-oxide reductase MsrB → MNWNQILSYIKNGVPAPSRRVNKTEEEWAEVLTPEEFRITRRKGTERAFTGEYCEAHQPGKYGCRCCGELLFDSNLKFESHSGWPSFTEPVTDNAINYEADFSHGMQRVEVLCNVCDCHLGHVFPDGPEPSGLRYCINSASIKLQEE, encoded by the coding sequence ATGAATTGGAATCAAATATTGAGCTACATTAAAAATGGTGTTCCTGCACCATCTCGCAGGGTCAACAAAACGGAAGAAGAATGGGCGGAAGTTCTTACGCCAGAAGAATTTCGAATCACTCGTAGAAAAGGAACAGAACGGGCTTTTACCGGGGAATATTGTGAAGCGCACCAACCAGGAAAATACGGCTGTCGGTGCTGCGGCGAATTGCTTTTTGACTCTAATTTAAAATTCGAATCACATTCCGGATGGCCAAGTTTTACCGAGCCGGTTACAGACAATGCGATCAACTATGAGGCCGACTTCAGCCATGGCATGCAGCGAGTAGAAGTCTTGTGCAATGTCTGTGATTGCCACCTCGGGCATGTGTTTCCTGACGGCCCAGAACCAAGTGGGTTGCGTTATTGCATCAACTCTGCCTCGATAAAGTTGCAAGAGGAATAA
- a CDS encoding sterol desaturase family protein, translating to MEHYWNIIVNSYRGYANYLLQEILHPSWHNYFYWLIGVSLFFLALEWARPWREDQPKFRKDFWMDTFYMFFNFFLFSLLIYNAASNVVVNFFNDGLAEIGIHNLLAFEVMSWPVWTHFLIGFLVRDFVQWWVHRLLHRVPFLWEFHKVHHSVAQMGFAAHLRYHWMENVVYRTLEYLPLALIGIGLRDFFIIHIFTLAVGHWNHSNFKLNIGFLKYIFNNPQMHIWHHAYDLPEDRRTGVNFGITLSLWDYLFGTNYIPSDGRDIKLGFPGVEEFPKGFVGQNTYGFKKKS from the coding sequence ATGGAACACTACTGGAACATCATCGTCAATAGCTATCGGGGTTATGCTAATTATTTGCTTCAGGAGATCCTGCATCCCAGTTGGCACAACTATTTCTACTGGCTTATTGGTGTTTCTTTGTTTTTCCTGGCGCTGGAATGGGCACGACCGTGGAGAGAAGATCAGCCGAAATTCCGGAAAGACTTCTGGATGGATACTTTCTACATGTTCTTCAATTTTTTCCTGTTTTCCCTGTTGATCTATAACGCAGCCTCCAATGTAGTGGTCAATTTCTTCAACGATGGTCTGGCAGAAATAGGTATCCATAATTTGTTAGCATTTGAAGTGATGTCCTGGCCGGTTTGGACGCACTTTTTAATTGGTTTTCTGGTACGTGACTTTGTACAGTGGTGGGTACACCGTCTATTACATCGGGTTCCTTTCTTATGGGAGTTTCACAAAGTGCATCACTCTGTCGCTCAAATGGGCTTTGCCGCTCACCTGAGGTATCACTGGATGGAAAATGTCGTTTACAGAACCCTTGAATATTTGCCATTGGCTCTGATCGGGATCGGATTACGTGACTTCTTCATCATCCACATTTTCACATTAGCCGTTGGGCATTGGAATCATTCCAATTTCAAGCTGAATATTGGTTTTCTAAAATACATCTTCAACAATCCCCAAATGCACATTTGGCACCATGCGTATGACTTGCCAGAAGACCGGAGAACAGGCGTGAATTTCGGGATTACCTTAAGCTTGTGGGACTACCTATTCGGCACCAATTACATTCCTTCCGATGGCCGTGACATCAAACTGGGCTTTCCGGGAGTAGAAGAATTCCCGAAGGGTTTTGTGGGACAGAATACCTATGGTTTCAAAAAGAAATCCTGA
- a CDS encoding rhodanese-like domain-containing protein — protein sequence MKILIPLLGLLMLSCQQPSVTKVITNDELVALLKNPEVQLVDVRTPGEWSDGIIPNAKKINYRDDNFLYQMEQALDKDKPLVVYCAAGGRSAGAAKKLSELGFKKIYDLGVGFTGWKAAGMPVSEE from the coding sequence ATGAAAATTCTGATCCCACTTCTTGGCCTGCTGATGCTGTCTTGTCAACAGCCTTCTGTCACAAAGGTCATTACCAATGATGAACTGGTAGCGTTGCTCAAGAATCCCGAGGTACAATTGGTCGATGTAAGGACACCCGGCGAGTGGTCAGATGGCATCATTCCCAACGCCAAAAAGATCAATTATCGAGATGACAATTTCCTGTATCAAATGGAGCAGGCGCTGGATAAGGACAAGCCCCTGGTTGTTTATTGTGCTGCGGGAGGCCGAAGTGCAGGTGCTGCCAAAAAATTGAGTGAACTGGGGTTCAAAAAGATCTATGATCTGGGAGTCGGTTTTACCGGCTGGAAAGCGGCCGGTATGCCTGTGTCGGAGGAGTAA